The Filimonas lacunae genomic sequence TGTTATAATAATTACTCCCCCCAGGTGGTATACCATAGCCACCTGATGTAGTAAAAATCACCTGCGAAAATTCCGGAACGCCAAACTCATACCGATTACCTTTATCATCTGTAATAAGCCAGCCGGTAGTTTCAGCACTGCCGCTTGCCAAACGCTCAATAGTAACAGGCAGCTGCTCGGTTAGCTTGATGGTACCTGTTTCATCGAAAAAGAATTTACCACTAATGCCATTACATTCAAAGTAATAGAGATCAGGTTCCATGTCTAAACGGTTTCGCAACACTTCATTCACATTTTGTAAAAAAGTAGTAGAAGTTCCCGGGAAGCCCGATGGCTTCAGCGATGAAGGCAGGATACCGTAAGGCCCATCATCCGGTACACCGTTCATAACACGGGTAACACGCCCACCTGCGCCTGCCAAATTCCACCCCAACCCTACTGAACTGGCAATTTCTTCCACCTTAATGCCACCGTTATTATAACTGATACCTACTGGCACAGTAAGCGGCCCATCAGATAACTGACAAAGTGGAATATTAATGGGCGTGGTGCCCGTAAAACTTCCCACGGGCTTTTGTTCAGCCTTGAATAACGCCGCCGAATTGGGCGAAACCGGCACCGGGTGTGGATAAGACCCGTTAAAAGGTGTTTGGGCGGCACTTATACCTGCCACTACTAAACACACTATAGTAAAGTATAGTCGTTTACAAAACATACAAGCTTATATTTATATGTTATTTGAATGAATATTCTATACGCCACAGCAACGCTGGTGTACGGGGCACTTGTGAGTAGCTGAGAAAATCCCACAACACCTGCACCTTGGTGCGTTTAAAGGTTTTACTACGCAGGGAAATGATTTTACAGATACCCACCAGCCCGCTCTTTTGCCAGCTGCTAATAGGCGAAGCATGGAGGTTGGCCAGGGAGTCAAGAGAAGGACGATAGTTTAACTCGTAACCACCGGTGGCCCAAAAACTACCTTTCAATTGCGCTTCCATAAAAGAACGCAGGCCTAGCCCCTGGGCAGATAGTTGTATATGGCTCCAACCGGTTCCCCAACCTATTTTTCCGCTTATCCCCGTACCAACTATCCATTTATCAGAAAGCTTATATCCTACAGAAACAGCGACATCTGTAGTTACCGGAAAATAGTAACTGGCCCTTTGTGTTTGTATATTCATTCCAAGGGTGATGCGCTGCCATAAACTTTTTGTTTTTTGATTGTTAGGCTGAAAAGAAGACATATCCGCATTGCCGCTACCATAGCCACCTTCTTTATAACCTGTAAGCTTATTTTGCACCTGTTGCAGATGGCTTTGTGGAGATGGCATATTTTGCTGCATAGCCGCATTCGCCACCTGCATACTTCCATAACGGCTTGTCAGGCTGGAGGTGACCATTTCGCGGGTTTGCAGGCCTACAGGTACTGTAGCATCACTTACCTCTGCACTACCCGGAATGGCAAACAAAGCAGCCAGTTGCGAGTGTTGTGCAAAAAAGCGCTGAAAAGCAGGTAATTGTTTTACGGAAGAAAGCAACGCATTTTGCATCAACTGCGGGTTACTAAGCATTTGCCTATATTGTTGCATTTGGGCTTTGTAGTAATAACACTGCTTATTAAACTGTTGCCACTGTTTTAACATGCCCAGTTGTTGTAATTGCTGCTGCCGTTGTTGCAGAAACGTGGATGCCTGCTCGGAAATATTCAACTGCTGTTGCACCTGTGCCACCTGCCCCAGGCTTTGTGTAATACGAGAATCGACTGCAGGCAATTTACTTTGAACAAAATGCAAAGCAGTTGCTATTGAATCCACCCCACTGTTATACACGCTACGAAAAACATCCGCAGGTGGCAATGGTTGCAGTAATTGTACATAGCCAGTATCTGCATTCAAAAACAATTGCTTTGCCAGCAGACTATCTTTTAGCACCAACTTGTTGTACATGGCCGTTTCCAGCTTTTGCAAACGGTGTATATAGCGTTTCGTTTGCTTTTGTATGCGCACACCTGTGGCATCCAGCTCACTGTTTATTTGCCGGAACGCTTTATCCGGTAAGTGTAGCATGTCGGGTGCAGACTGTTGTGGCGTTTGCCGGCCATTGGCGTGTAAACACAACAGCATGCCCAGGGCCGTAAGAACATAGTTCATGACCTTGTTATTTAGCTTATAAAAATGGTTTACCAGGCACTTACATAACAACAATACCCGGTGAGGATATAGAATTTACAGCAATCAGTTTTTTCCAGGAGTTGCATAAATAAGGCAGGCCAGCCAATGCAGCATGGCCCACCCTTTACCCCCTCCAGGATAAATAAGAACGTATCATAAAAACAGTTACCTTTTTACTTCCCGTCAATAAAAAAGTAAGCGCCTTCTCTTATTATAAACCGGAGGGAGATACTGATTTCGGAGTGAGACAAAACGCTTTAACGTTTAATTAACATACATAATCTGCCAGCTGGCCGCGCAGTTTTAACCGGGCCTGCTTAATAATATATTCAGTAGTAGTAACAGACAGCTTTTCGCTTTGTGCAATTTCTTTACAGGTAAGGCCATGCAAAAGCAGCCGAAAAACCCTGGCTTCCCTGCGTTCCAGGCTGTGTTCCAATACATAATTGGCATCGCCTGCCAAAGTGTTATAATGCAGGGAACCTCCTGGTTCACTTTCGGCTTCGGATAGCCGGTTATCTAAATATACATACCGGTGCTTTCGCTCTCTTTTTTGATAATCTACATAACAGTTACGCGCTACCCGGAACAGGTATTTCTCTATAGCCCGCTGGCTATCCAGCTTGTTAGCCGCTATCCCCTCCTGGTACATCCAGCATTTTACCAGGGTATCCTGCATAATTTCTGCCGCTACTCCTTTCGATCGCGTTAACACTAATAGAAAAGAATGCAGTTTTTTATGTGCCTTTTCATAAGCATGGTTTCCGGAAAGCACTGCTGCTGCGGATGTGTCGGGCGGCTCAAAGGAGGAGTGATTACTTAAACGTTCGAAAAGCATTTTAAATGCCTGCAGGCTTTGTGCAAATAAAAGTATTAGCCAGCGGAAGGGGAATTCAAAAATTAGCGTCATTGTTTTCTTTTTAAGAGTGTTAGTCTGGACCATGGCAGCTTTACAAGCAACTCCACTTGTAAAGCAAACGGGAAGGATATATGCCGCAGGGCGAGGATTTTACATGATCTGTAATAAAAATAATGTTTTTACCTGCAAAAAAGAAAGTTTTTGCACAACTTTCCGCTGCCATAACCTATAGAATATTTATTATATGAACAACTTGTTCCTTTTAAATGCCAGTATGAATAAAATTTATAGTAAAGCATTTTGTTTTACTGTTTTTTACTCCTTAGTTTTACTGCACAATACTGGTTCCCGTTCGGTATTGCTGTTGCCCTAACCAGCAACTGCTTTCTATTTATTTATAATAAATGCCCATGAAAGAAAAACGGGAACGCTTAACCTACCTGGCTTCGCTGTTTATTGAGAACAAAATGACACAAAGCGAGGCTTCAGAATTTTTAGACCTTATTTATGCAATGGACGGCCCTGACCGGCACGAGGAGTTTTTATCTAACCCTGCCAACCAGCAAAAGCTGGACGCCATTAGCCGGCAGGAAAACATAGCCGCTCAACAACAATTCGACAAAACATTACAGCAATTTAACCGGGGCCGGTATTTTATGTTCAGAGCCGGCCTGCCAGCCTTGCTGGCTATCACTGCCCTGGTGGTATACCTGTGCCATAAGCCCCGCATGGAAACCTGGCCTTACGACACGTACAACACTTTTGCCGATGGCACTAAAATTATATTGCGGGCAGGATCAGCCTTACAACACAATTACCAGAACAAAAGGGAAGCCACCCTAACCGGCACCGCTTTTTTTGATATTTCACACAACCCCGCCTATCCTTTTGTGATTAAAAGCACTGGCAATATCGAAACCAAAGTACTGGGTACGTCGTTTAACCTCAACACTACTGCACAGGGGTATAAATACATTATTAATGTAGCTACCGGAACAGTTCAAATAAGTATGCCCCAGCAGAAGCAAATACAGGTAAAAGAGGGAGAACAGTTGCGTATAGCATTCAACAATAGCATTGAAAAATTACCGTTCGACCCTATTCAGCAAAACTGGATGAAGCGCGACCTGCAGTTTACAGACGAACGGATGGATAGCATTGCAAACAAGCTGTCCAAAAGGTATGGTATACAATTTCAGTTTAAAAAAGCCCGCATTCCGCATACCGTTGTCACCACTAAATTCCAGGGCACCGAATCGTTGCATGAAGTACTATCGCGAATCTGCGAACTAACTACCTGTAGCTACATCCTGGAAGAAAAGAAAGTATCGTTTTTTTAACCCGATCACTATTATGAAGCCATTTACCTTACTATACCTGCTGTTAATATTGACTATCGTAAACTTGCATCCCTTCCCATTGCTGGCCCAGAAAGTCAACCCGGTAGTGAACGCCTGGTTTAATAACTGCCAACTCACCGACGCTTTTAACCAGCTGAATAAAAAATACAATCTCAACATTTCGTTTAGTAAAACAGCGCTGGCTGCTTATACCACAGGCTATATACATTACCCACAGATAAAGCTGGCAGATTTATTAAAGATATGGAGCAGCAAGCTTCATTTGCAATGTATTGTGCACGACCAGCTGATTATTATACAGCCTGCCCCCCGGGCCGACACCAGTAACCATGTACCCAAAACCTATACCTTTTCTGGTAAAGTAATGAATAAGGAAGGCGAGCCTTTATATGGAGCAGTGGTTACCTTACTCAACGAGCATAAGGTGAGTACTACCTCCGAAGAAGGTATGTATGAAATAACCACTACCCACCCCACCAACACAGCCACCATATCCTATACCGGCTATGCCACTGCTATTATTTATCCTGCCACCACCCGGGAAACAGTATTGCAACCCGCTACGGAACAACTTCCCGCCGTAGCCATTCAAAGCGGCATTCAAAAACTGCCTGCCGAACTGGCCACCGGCGCCTATAATGTGCTCACTGCCGAAGCCTTAGAGCGCAATAATTTTCCGGGCAATTTTTTAGACCGCATCAGCAGCCTTACCAATGCCATCAGCATTACCAAAAACATACCCTTGGGTTCTATTGCCAATGAAGGCGCTTACTCGCTACGCGGCCGCAGCACCATTAACAGCAACCCGCTGCCTTTGCTGATAGTAGACAACTTTCCATTCCAGGGAAACCTTAGCGACATTAACCCCAATGATATAGAAAGCATCACCTTTTTAAAAGACGCCACCGCTACCAGCATCTGGGGCGCGTTTAGCAGCAACGGCGTTATTACCATTACTACCCGCAATGCCAGCGTTGGAAAAAATGCACTCAAGGTGGTAAGCAACACCACCCTTATTACTAAACCTGATGTGTATTATACCCCAACCCTATCGGCACGATCGTATATAGAAATGGAGCAGCTATTATATAAAAACAATTTCTACGATGTTTCGCCCACCTCTACCACCTACCTGCCCCCTGCGGTAGAGTTACTCAAAAAGGAACAAGACCACCTTATCAGCACTGCTCAGCTGAACCAGCAACTGGATAGCATGGCCCACAACGATATTCGTAACGATATTGCCCGTTACTATACACAAACAGGTTTTAACCAGCAGTTGTTTATCAGCGCCCAGGGCGGGGATGACTACTTTAAACACTATTATGCCATGGGCCTGGAAAAGCAACAGGACAACCTTACCCGCAACGGTAGCCGGCAATTCACCCTTACCTGTAAACACACGCATTACCTGCTGCAAAAACGCCTGGTACTGGCCGCCAATCTGTTTATTACCAGGGGGGCAGTATCTGCCATTAATGAAGGAGCGCCCGGATTACGCCCCTACTTCCGGCTGGCAGATGCCAACGGCAATCCGCTCGCGCTTACCACCCCTTACCGGCAAAGCTTTATGGACACAGTGGGCAAAGGCTTGTTATTACCCTGGAGCAACAAGCCCCTGCAAGACCTGCGACTGAACAACGTACAAACCAACAGCACCCATCTGCGCTTTAACCTGTCTATTTCCTACCAGTGGAAAGCCTTGCATATAAACTTGCTATATCAATACACGGGCGCTGCCGATACTTACCTGGATTGGAAAAACAAACAAAGCAGCTATGTAACCACGCTGGTAAATCAATATTCACAAATTAACTATGCTGCCAGTACTGTATACCGTCCCATCCCGTATGGAGATATAGCCGACAAAACCACCAACCCCATTACCGCCCATAATGGCCGGCTGTTATTGAACTATAAAAAACACCTGCTGCCTAACCTGAACATCATCAGCATGGCGGGTGCAGACATCTACACTCAAACAAACGTATTTACCACCCAACGTACCTATAACTACCATACCAATAGCATGGCAGAACAACCCGACTACTACACCTCTTATCCCCTATTAGGCAAAACCCTGAGTAGCAAAATACCTTATGTTTATTCAGAGGTGCGGTATCGCAATAATTTTATTTCGTATTACACCAACCACATCCTTACTTTCAGCAACCGCTATAGCATTAGCGCCAGTATAAGACGCGACGCCACCAACCTGGTAGGCGCAAACACCAACAACAAAGGCGTTCCGCTATGGTCAACAGGTGGCGCCTGGCGTATAGACCAGGAACCTTTTTTTAAAACCCCTGCCATCAAAGAACTCAAACTGCGCATCAGTTATGGCAAATCAGGCAATGTAGATAATAACGTTTCGGCCCTGGCATCAGCC encodes the following:
- a CDS encoding FecR family protein, which gives rise to MKEKRERLTYLASLFIENKMTQSEASEFLDLIYAMDGPDRHEEFLSNPANQQKLDAISRQENIAAQQQFDKTLQQFNRGRYFMFRAGLPALLAITALVVYLCHKPRMETWPYDTYNTFADGTKIILRAGSALQHNYQNKREATLTGTAFFDISHNPAYPFVIKSTGNIETKVLGTSFNLNTTAQGYKYIINVATGTVQISMPQQKQIQVKEGEQLRIAFNNSIEKLPFDPIQQNWMKRDLQFTDERMDSIANKLSKRYGIQFQFKKARIPHTVVTTKFQGTESLHEVLSRICELTTCSYILEEKKVSFF
- a CDS encoding SusC/RagA family TonB-linked outer membrane protein, producing the protein MKPFTLLYLLLILTIVNLHPFPLLAQKVNPVVNAWFNNCQLTDAFNQLNKKYNLNISFSKTALAAYTTGYIHYPQIKLADLLKIWSSKLHLQCIVHDQLIIIQPAPRADTSNHVPKTYTFSGKVMNKEGEPLYGAVVTLLNEHKVSTTSEEGMYEITTTHPTNTATISYTGYATAIIYPATTRETVLQPATEQLPAVAIQSGIQKLPAELATGAYNVLTAEALERNNFPGNFLDRISSLTNAISITKNIPLGSIANEGAYSLRGRSTINSNPLPLLIVDNFPFQGNLSDINPNDIESITFLKDATATSIWGAFSSNGVITITTRNASVGKNALKVVSNTTLITKPDVYYTPTLSARSYIEMEQLLYKNNFYDVSPTSTTYLPPAVELLKKEQDHLISTAQLNQQLDSMAHNDIRNDIARYYTQTGFNQQLFISAQGGDDYFKHYYAMGLEKQQDNLTRNGSRQFTLTCKHTHYLLQKRLVLAANLFITRGAVSAINEGAPGLRPYFRLADANGNPLALTTPYRQSFMDTVGKGLLLPWSNKPLQDLRLNNVQTNSTHLRFNLSISYQWKALHINLLYQYTGAADTYLDWKNKQSSYVTTLVNQYSQINYAASTVYRPIPYGDIADKTTNPITAHNGRLLLNYKKHLLPNLNIISMAGADIYTQTNVFTTQRTYNYHTNSMAEQPDYYTSYPLLGKTLSSKIPYVYSEVRYRNNFISYYTNHILTFSNRYSISASIRRDATNLVGANTNNKGVPLWSTGGAWRIDQEPFFKTPAIKELKLRISYGKSGNVDNNVSALASATYSSATNRFKNRIGRITSPQNENLRWEKVSTFNLGIDFTIQNRLNGSIDAYWKKADDLISEGNVDPTLGLTSYVGNFGSMQSKGVDIAIHYTPVLRKSFRWNTSLLLSWNVDRVSKNKYNNPAINEFLGNTALNAPPGTPLYSIYALHYKGLDETGNPVILLNGTPSNNYIALLSSTNINNVKYYGPSRPTIWGSFINTLTFQKLSVSILLSLKAGYYFRRPSITYYTTSTGSNMGHPDFDNRWKKAGDEQNTMIPTFKYPIDINRDVIYTYSNTLVEKADHIRCENIKMSYQLPTCTLSLLCNNLGIIWKANTQGIDPDYIPNGLQRISPPAKTFTFNITLHL
- a CDS encoding RNA polymerase sigma factor, with translation MTLIFEFPFRWLILLFAQSLQAFKMLFERLSNHSSFEPPDTSAAAVLSGNHAYEKAHKKLHSFLLVLTRSKGVAAEIMQDTLVKCWMYQEGIAANKLDSQRAIEKYLFRVARNCYVDYQKRERKHRYVYLDNRLSEAESEPGGSLHYNTLAGDANYVLEHSLERREARVFRLLLHGLTCKEIAQSEKLSVTTTEYIIKQARLKLRGQLADYVC